Proteins from a single region of Hydra vulgaris chromosome 12, alternate assembly HydraT2T_AEP:
- the LOC100212345 gene encoding ras-related protein Rab-8B, producing MAAAVSFKIILVGQSGVGKTALMRRYVKRYFPEIEVSTIGIDLGTKVIDLDGVKVELKIWDSAGSEKFKSLTTSYYRNADGAILVYSLENANSLFELQSWSREVCSHGDMTRILVCNKNDLVDERVISEDMALIFALLENIELVIECSAKRDDNVEYLFRTIAKKMLNKKLEKDNTMLKSNAFKISGSKTTSTLNPRLKANTKPLFKRFCVI from the exons ATGGCTGCAGctgtatcatttaaaataatattagtaggGCAATCAGGTGTTGGAAAAACAGCTTTGATGCGACGCTATGTAAAACGATATTTTCCAGAAATCGAAGTATCAACAATAGGTATAGATCTTGGCACTAAAGTTATTGATTTAGATGGAGTTAAAGTAGAA ttaaaaatctgGGATAGTGCAGGAAgtgaaaagtttaaaagcttAACAACAAGTTATTACAGAAATGCTGACGGTGCTATATTAGTATATTCACTTGAGAATGCAAATTCTTTATTTGAACTACAATCTTGGTCACGAGAGGTTTGTAGTCATGGCGATATGACACGTATTTTGGTTTGTAATAAAAACGATCTTGTTGATGAACGAGTAATATCAGAAGACATGGCATTAATCTTTGCGTTGCTTGAAAATATTGAGTTGGTTATAGAATGTTCAGCCAAACGTGACGATAATGTTGAGTATCTTTTTCGaacaattgcaaaaaaaatgctcaacaaaaagttagaaaaagatAATACTATGCTTAAATCAAACGCATTTAAAATTAGTGGAAGCAAAACGACAAGTACTTTAAATCCAAGATTAAAAGCAAATACTAAACCgttatttaaaaggttttgtgttatttga